aatattgaaaaatgtattgaaaaaaaaatattttattcataatgcttaaaaatttatacacgATTGATCATTTTTAGGTGAATGTATTAAAAAGACATCGAAGGAGTCAGCCGATTTCACTTTTATGTacgatattaatgtaaaatcttaaaGTCGGCAACAGCAAATACGTTGTAAGTgggaaaggaataaaaagagtCGCGGATTCCCTTCAATCTAAAACCGCAAATGAATATTGACATTACGCTATGAAAACTTAAGCAGACGAcatctctgaaagaaaagaaggggTATCAGCTAATCCCCGACCCTCCAGGGGGTGGAAAGGAAATCCCAgtaacacaaaacattcttctCTTGTGTCCTGAAGGTCCCATTCCTTTAAGGGAAAAacagaaatctgtgaatgggttaaAAAGTGAActgaccggttattcttggaattatcgtatcactgaattgtatgtcactgaaatttatcggagcggtgacttcattGGAAGTCACCGTCCCAGTTAATGATAGCGACCTCGACTGTAagatattcgcatttgacaatGCACTATCccatatagataatttttaactgCTTGTGAGAAgacttttttattgcatatattcggttcactgctggcgccatctattggtagaacatagaactaaagtaaacattttaaagaaatgacatatatttttaattcgactttttcactccaataaataaattaaataaatagttttgaaaaaaaaatcaaatttaaaaagtaagctgaaatagataaattaatgcaatcacacgttacttaaattagtaaattaaatattaattacaattaataaattttatatttaatactaagtaataatttttaattaataatatgattgaaataacaaatatttgaaacacatttttaaaaataacaatagtaaaattatttgttattcaaaaaaaatcgtggattatgcatctctattgtTGCGCTAGTTTAAATTTACACCGAATTATGTTGTCAGATAAAAGGTGGAGAAAAAGGCGTGTGGGGTGAAACATTCAATATTTGAgtataaataaaaagctatttatcTCGGGCGAAAAGCTTAGTCTAAAAATTGGTAGGTATGAAAATgcctataaaattaaatttaaaacgtaaaaatagtttaaatagatcaagagtaaattaaaagaatgctaatgttgaaattttttttcatttatttttaacaaaaattctgtaattttactTAAGCATGCGTAAGGAAAAATAGGAGGAAGGGAATAATTGGTGACAATTTGAGATCAATATCTGcacaattgtttgaaaaattcgaCTTTATAGACCAAAAAAAGCACACAAAAAAACAGGGTGATCTGAAAATGCTTATGAATACTTTTCAATTAGTAGAAACTCGAGGGTCTAAAAAAGTTGGGAAAGTTAAATTTGGGGGGGGGTGATCATACTTTGTGACGAGCGAGTctcgaaaaacattaaaaattacgaCTCGCGAGAATGACGAAAAATGAATTTAGGCAtgacttcaaatttaattaacaCAGCACTGTCTTTATATATACATCTCTCTCTCTTCTTGAAAATTGTAAAAGTCAGTAAaattacaattacttttttttctcatgacAATTCAACTGGACTACAATGCTATGTCATCAATGACTGTCttgtttattatagttttaaaattatagtttttaacaaatttatttctagaaagtTCATCGAAAACTATCGATATCATCAAGAAACTTAATTCTATCGAATGTTTCTGCACATATTATCGATTATTTATCGATAGGGAGGAATAAGTACTGTAATCGTTGGTGGTCATGGTTTTTGTTTTGCTATCATGCGGCGGTATTCACCAAAATAATCTAACGTGGTGTAATAATATATAAgggaatgaaatttctttaattaatttttagttcaatttcatattattttttgctgTAAAGGAACCATTTTTATTTCTCACTTTTCTCTCTGATGgctaatatttcaaagaaagaaatcccTGTAATTTATACAGCAGACGTTAATGATTTGCTAGAAAAAGTAAGTGCTACTGCATTCTCAATACATGATTTTGAGCTCCTGAAAAGATATGAAGAAATATGagctagaaataatattttcgttcttataacaacttttttttatgttttaaaatcagttttttgctttcataatatttattatgttagcTTGAGAATATTATTTCACGTTGAAGTAAAGATTACATTTGATGATGTAGAAGCTTTATTAACTTTCAGAGATTTGATCcctaaaactatttttcataagcgctatctacaaatttttcttcattcactgaagggttttttttttaatttatttatttattaactctgGCATTAGAGGATGACAGCCTTTGCtgctaaaaattccaatttatccattttaataatattaatattagtgataattaatttgaaaatggaactttaaatgataattttttgagtatttATGGAACTCGTTTACTTTTATATCATGTCATTTAATCCAATGTTCATtagtaattttatgtaataacaaGTTTCTAtagattcatttacaaaaaaactaaaaagaaaattaattcatgatgcattaaaaaaaaaaattgttttaaaaattgtcccTGTTCATCTTGCAGCAGGAATTTAAAGTTGGTATTCCAAACCATGTAACTTAATTGatggtttaattttcaattatgaagTTGGGCAGCAAATAGAATTAGTTAATATTAAACTAAAGAAAGATCTAATTCATTGAAGGGGAAATATAGAAAGGATCATGATATATTTGTCCACTGTTATTATGGAAGATTTTTTGTAGTTCTAGTATCGTGGTTAAAGTGactttgtacattttaaatatatctgctacaatttagaaaactttgaatattttctactgaattcattgtaaaagaaaacattttaaagagcAGCTAAGCTTTTATTTGTGTCATATAAGTGGAAGTTTTTGCACTGTTATGAGgacgcaaaagaaaaaaaaaacaaaatactaaacttaataaaaaaaggtacagcacacacacaaaaaaatgtgtttttattgacAGGTGAATAAAATAGCACAGAGACAGATTTTTGTAATTCATCTGAGAATTCAAATTCTGAACCTGATTCAGATTAatgttttaatcataaaaattaaaaaaaagaattgtaaatgcTTGCATctttcattttagtttaaatattagcTCTTTATCATTTCAAAAGCAAGATCAGTATTGtctgttttctttaattaattttattcctttttgtaagaaaaatcaaCAACTTATGCATTGTAATTAAAATGGTTGATATTCATGTAAATTGTATACCTCTGTATTAGCCACTTGCCAGCAATcaattgccaaaaatatttattgcaaccAACAATTTTTCACTAAAGATATCATCTTAATCTGTTGACTATGTTGGCCAATGACTGTCGGTTTAGTTAAAAGTTGGCTAATGGCATGTAATTAAACCAAAAGTTGGCCAGTGGCATGCAGTTATTACACAAATGCCATAAAAAGCAAATGCAGCACTGCGATTGCTCTGTCTGATTAAATTcttttagatgaaattaaaatatcacaaaagtttcatttgtttcttttttttaaatcttatcttgcattaaatatataacaatattacaTTCTCCAtcaatatagatatatttaattgaaaaataaatgccttGCTAACACCTATTTTAGATATTTACACttcaaaatttgtcattttacaTCACTAGTTTTGactaatctttttatttcccATGAAGTATGgctaaataatgttttcatataatttgtgtaggaaactgaaaaaaattattttaatatttatatttaatatttttttttttttttttttaatgttttaaagaggCTTCCATTTGTTTTGCGTGGAGCTAATATTGGTCCTTGTTCCGAAAAATGGACTCCAGAATATTTGAGTCAAGTTTTAGGAAAAGAAGAAGTAAAAATTCATGTATCCGAGTCCCAACGTTTGGACTtcttaaagaagaattttatgtACAAGTATGTAATgctcttttattttatgaattaacttattttatccatattttaaaatatagtatatatctAGATGAATTTCTAATTTGTCAATAAGCAACTGCCTGAAATTAAATACAGTAACCCTCCCTTTTAAGTGAGAATGAAATACATTTGGTTACTTTGATATCTGCTGCATTCCTGCCATTTATAACATTTGACATGGCACATATAACTTGTCATGTATTCACAAAATGACTGTAGAGCTAATTCAGTGAAAATATTGTCTAACACAATGCAACCCAATACCTTTTTacacgttaaaaaaaatcatataaaaattatgatagaagaccttttaaaataattgctgttCACTTCAAAAATTGTTGCCAACTGCTCATTTCATTTATGCATTACCAACATTCTCAAACGAAatgccaaataaatattttgttctttttccatTAGTTTCTGCTTTAGAAgttgttattttaaaagttaaaaatatctgattggtgaaatttttaaaatagaaaatctatgataatcaattttcttaaaaatacattgtattttacataaataatctaagctacagaattttttaaaatcaaatttaatatttttaaactgtcatCTAGATATAACATTTTGTAAAGAGAGTCTTTAAGTACtaattaacattttcaaacaGATGTCACCATTGTGAAAGTATTACACTATAAATAAATTGAACCTAGAAGATTAAGATatctaaaatgaattaaacagaAATCTCATCTGCATATCATAAGAAAGCTTCTAGGTTTTagaattgtataatttataatattaacttaTCAATCATTTATGGTACAAATAGTTTTTTATGCAtacatattattctttaaatttgaattcatttcatgaattaaaatctacCCCTGGCTTAGTAAATTATGGGAAGATTAAGGGATGACAACCAGAGGATAAAAACTTATGCGTTCTATCTAGGCTATGTTTTTAAGCAATAGAAATTTGGGCCAATTTATCCATGAAAATCTTCTAGGAAGGCCATTTATCTTTTATATGGCAGCTAAGTGATTTTAACTGTGATCAACCATAAAATGCCAAATTTGTCTTTCATCAtaaattagaaagatattttagataaatgaaattagatcCATCATtaccataattaaattaatatgcagttattttaattaaaggttATGAATGGGTTATAatggtaattataattttatactaaattttgcattattttttaaagaataaattcttttttacttactctttttttagaacattattatttgaaaaattgctgcACCGAGCTTCCAAATCTAAACAAGAAGaaggtgaatattttatatctccTGTGAGTACATTATTTTATGTCATATTAtgttgacatttaaaatattttactacatttgatatgaaaaaaatgctttggtTAACTTCtcctgtttttaataattttttaaagagtttaacAAGTGAATGAAACTGAAAAGAAGTGGTCATTCTTAAAAGTCTTCTCCTTAAATCCACAACATTCTAGCAATAACCACAGAAACTTACCATCATTGAAAAAGAATCTAAACATTCCATTtgaaaaagaagtataaaaaaattatagttatttgttcattttattgcattaacaTTCTCACATTGAAAAAATCTTTCAacttatttcatgatttaaaagtCTTTGAATATTGCTAAAATTTGCTTTGATgtatgcttgaaatatttttcaatatacttttgagaatcaaattttttacaatttgaaatatacactatccaaattaaaaaaaaaaaaaaaaaatcctgaagatATAGTTTACATTGAGACATAATATACTATTACTCATTGCTAACTATAAAGTTTAGTACATTGTAGTGAATGGTTCCTCATATCAGTGGTGTAATGAGGATGGGTGGGGATAAGAATATATAGATGCTTCGGGTACAAGTTTTAGTGTCATGAAAACAAAACATGAATTGctttatgttactttttaaaacaaaatgtggtgtaaataaaaataacaatagcgaATTCCAGGCATTGTTTATATTTGCTTAGCTGTTAATGGTGAAAGAAATGTTATATTGTAAGCTCAGATATACTCATTGCAATACTCAAATttgtttattgattaatttactttttgtgGTAGTATACTGGAAGCAgatattcaaaaagtaattattctCTTGTTGTCTATTAGTATTTtagattctattaaattaattgtttatgcTGTTGAAGTCATTTAATTAACAAATGTTTTGCCAGTACACAATCATTTTAATGTAGCCTGAAGCATAAACATATCCATACTGTATCCATAGATCTTAGAGGTTAAGGccatttaattatctaatttagtAGCAccttaaatagtaataaaatatgagaaatttgcAACTTAAATCATGAAATAAGAAATGGGATTTGAGCGGAGGCACATCATCCCGAAACCATTAATTAAGAGTTCACATTGAATTTCATTAGATTGCTGcaaaaaactgagaaaaaattgacaattatttcaatattcgtTTTAACTCTTTAAACCCAGTTTCCTATTTCTAATACATTTACATCTTGTACTCTTGGCTACACCAAACACATTCtaatctctctttctctctctttgttTGCTTGTTTTAGAAATCACTATGTATCCCCAAATTTAACAACTTTTAATTGCCATCTCACAGTCCATTAGTCAGATTTTAAAcgcaatgttaattaattattatattattattattattattttactttttttttatttcaggataaTGGAAGGAATTTGaaagtaactttatttttaaaatatttcggtaaaaaaaatttttaatgctatatattttttttaaaaaaaagtttattaatttttgaatttttcttttaaaaatattgaatattcctcctttatcaaaataaataaataaatatttttttcccctcttaattctaaaaaaacattaagtgctaaaggaaatttaatgcatttaattaagtTGGTCATTAACAAGTTAATGTAACtgaaattaataactattatatTTTGTCAGTATAAACCTTCTTTAGTTTTAATTccctatatttattatatttcttagtGAATTAGATATAAATGTTTTAGTTTCTGGAATCGATTGCATCTATAATCTATCTTTCTATATATTGATACTGTATATTTAATGAGCTGTATTTAACACAAAAACACATACACAAGTAATGAAAAACAAACATAGAAAGATATGCTGGGGAATATAGTTCATTTGGAGGAGAATTATGTATTGATATTCAAAATGTGATACTTTAGCTATGTAAATAtctattaagttttatatttaataaagacatTTACCTATACCagtaactttataataaaaaaaaaaataattcttaacccTTTTGCACTTCTGTAATGAGTCTGACTCATCATACTAAAGGATGCATTGTTTTCACATTCTTGTTAAATAGTGATTATTATAATAGCAAAAACTCTtgcgaaaatttttgaaattataacctATATTCTTGATTTTCCTATGCATTAAAAAGATTCCTTAAATTCACATAtgtatatttaagtatattattgctttttagaGTACAAAGGGTTAATCATTTTGTatgtcaatttattttcttttatgtgatAATTCTACTgtctttttaatatctcaaacactttttgcataaatttatacattttatagttCAATTAATCATACTTACTCCATGCCAAAAACTTATCTGTTTATTGTATAACTGTAAGATTTAATTGATAAgcatataatttgaaatctttttttaaaactttgtgttTCAGACTGAATGTTATTATTTGCGATCTGTTGGCAAGGATGCTCGGAAAGATGTAGCAAATATCCAACAACAATTTCCAGCTGTAGCTGAAGATATTACATTTCCAAATTTTGTTCCAGAAGGAAGTGTTTTCTCAAGTATTTTTCGAATAGCTTCAAAAGGTGTTTCCATTTGGACCCATtatgatgtattaaaattttgaatatactcAATATCATTATATTGCTCGATAATTCTTTTGTTTACAGAGAATACTTTTTCATGAAAAGTTCAGTTAAgcataataagttatttttctgatttcaggatcattcaactttttattttcaatcattttgatttaaatattaaaatgttttctatggtaatttttaatatgaattttgtcAGAAACGAATGGAATTTTTCTAGATTTGTGAAAATCAGCAACactaaaagtaaaagaaaatattttgatatagtaTTCTTACTGTAGTTTTTGAATCTTCAAAAAAACTTGTTGTAGAAGGGGGGGGAATGCTTATAAGTGTggttaaaagaaacatatttttatatttatttggaagAAGTGATCTAATTTTTTTCGAACAAATTGTATATGCTTTTGAGTATAAAAAGGTCAAGGATAATAAAACTATGGAAATCCACCAAAATTATACTTTTAGTGTTGTAAAAAATTAACTCTAGCAGTATTCTTTTTGTTCTTTACTCTAGTATGAGCTCTcagtttaaaaacacttttactaaAACATGGAAAAAgacaacaaaaattataattatattgctcaaaagtgaaactaaatttgagatcagaaaatttatataatttcaaaattgtgaatTTGATCACAAGCTGTTAGTTTGAAATTTCTGCTATCAAAACAAATTTGCCTTCATCACAGTcttcaaaaatggttttattccattttaaattctaaGCATTACATGTTAGTAACATTATCTAATTATCTAAACATTACAttgcaaaatttactatatttctgATTTCAGGTTATGGATAATGCCTTAATTCAAGTGAAAGGCAGTAAACAAGCTGTTCTTTTCCCTCCTACTGAtgctctaaatttatatttaaatggttAGTAAGATGCATTTATTTCCTCATATCGACTATTAAACGAAAAAGTATGTGTCAGTGTCCATGTGTTTTAATGTTGTAAAGAACAGATTACATGACctagaaatatcaaatttggcacacaaaGAGTAAATTTTGGAGGCTGtgaatgtatgttttaaaatgattcttttaaaaatgtaattaaattttaattagaatttaattaactttttttaatttaagcaaaatatgagtttttgtacaatttctgttgaaaagaattatggcattttttttttttttttttttttaaaatcctgtcttaaatttcaaaaaaaattttatttttttagatatcagtTTGTTCAGATTTTTCATctgttttttacaaattttcaaaaatgtttctatgTTTAATATacaacacttttttaaaattaaggtaatataatgaatttgtctgtctgtctctctcttttttttttttttttttttttgttgtcttGTCATACCtatgaaaagatattaaatatgttgGGAAATTTGTCAAGTAAactcaaactttttttatacttatattttaattcaactaaTATGCTATATTTCTTTATACGATATTAATTCTCTAACCTATATCGGGTACTTTTCTAAAAAACAGCTCGCATTTTTCCAAATTCATCTTGTTGAAAATTCCATACatcataaaattaatcattataactTAGGCCAACGGAGCTCAGTGAAGAACTTTATTGCATGAATATCCATTGCAGCTGCAAACATGCCTGAAATGTCTGCCATTTTTCAAAGTCTTCATTAATTCTTTCTACAATGCTATCAAGCATGTATTACTATTGGTAGTTGGTATTGGAACATTTTGCATTGATTTTGTAAATGCACACATTTTTCCatgcatgtcttttttttttttttttttgcattcatacTTTAAACATCGCTTTAGACTCTACATTCCTAAACAATAAATACATGTTTTAATTTGCTCAACCACCCCTCTAAGTTTGTCccatcctatatatatatattgtgtatgCAGTATGCACTAGAGGATCCAATACTTATGAATACAGTATGTCCACTCTAATCATTAACAAGTAgctaatttcttaactttttaatgtGTGCATATACTTTTGATCGTAAAGATATGAGACCAGCAGATTCAAGAAATAactatttagaagaattttatgttttttgagtTGGTAAGTGTACTACTAAAAATATTCCAAGGTccaaatattaatacaattatccAAACTTATTACTCATATTTAGTACAGTATTCTTGACACTTCTAATTAAGACAAAAAACATTCCAGTGttctatgattaaaattaatcaatttgagagtcaagaatattttatgaaatatgactaAAAGGATCAGGTGAATGTATGAAAATTGTGCAGGATCTGATCAAATTCACAAACTCGAAACAGTTAGCAAACTTTGTTTGATCTGACTGAAACAAAAGTAACCGTTGGGCCACAATTAGAGTGCATACCTTGCATGTATTTGGTGTAACCAAAAGATATGTTAATGATAACAATGTTTCAAAAACTGTTAAcataaattgattataatattcATGGAAAGTTAGTTGaatctttatataatttgtttgaactttgtttcctgcaataatataatttgttaaatccATCAATCAATTGATgtggaatttaattttactattaggTGACAAATCTGAGGTGGTAGATATTGAGAATCCAGATTTTGACAGATTtccaaagtttaaaaatgtttcatggcACGAATGTTGTCTACTTCCTGGAGATGTACTGTACATTCCTGGTAAGTTTGCATTTTTCCAGATGTattaatgattttgatatttaaaatatctagatGTGCAATAAAATGTAGATAACATTATCCAAGTCTTAATTATGTAACTTGCAAACAGATAGAGGCACAATATTCATAAGTCAGTGCACTAATAGACATAACACTGAATATATAGTAGTGTGCAGCGTGTGCCATTAAACCACATGCATTAtcaattttgtgatttaaatttgaacaaagatTGTACATGAAATATTCTCTGAAGTTTGGCAAGTCTGCCACAGAATTGTTGCACATGGTGCAGCAAGTTGATGATACTACTACCGCAACAAAGTGCATAGTGAGAAATTGCAGCAAAAATTAGGTACTTTTAAGCACCTTTTtacatgtatgtatatatacataaattttaacattttctaaccagaatttttttttgttttataatgcatagtttttattaattttttaaaaaataaattttaatttaattcctaaaattaacaaaatattagtttatttagaTACATAACTTCATTTAATATGCTTCAAATAATAAGATTTGTAGGGTTGTTATGGAATGTGTAAATTTATTCCTgcattcattcattatatttattaaatttatatgcagtTAACAAAGTAAAGAACTGAAACATTCTGGAATGTCTACCATTATAAAACTGACAAAACTGCAAAGAAATTTACGATAGAATGATGCCATGCTCTAAATTAAAGATTtcattgagagaaaaaaatctataagagttataaaaagtaaaaatgcaaaaattgttataaaatggatgaaaatgcAAGCCCTAATGAATGAAAgttttgaaacacttttttttttatttccttaaaaagtttaaataccaGATCCAGTagtttttgcttcatttttttccttagtaaaaa
The window above is part of the Argiope bruennichi chromosome 7, qqArgBrue1.1, whole genome shotgun sequence genome. Proteins encoded here:
- the LOC129975131 gene encoding tRNA wybutosine-synthesizing protein 5-like gives rise to the protein MANISKKEIPVIYTADVNDLLEKRLPFVLRGANIGPCSEKWTPEYLSQVLGKEEVKIHVSESQRLDFLKKNFMYKTLLFEKLLHRASKSKQEEGEYFISPTECYYLRSVGKDARKDVANIQQQFPAVAEDITFPNFVPEGSVFSSIFRIASKGVSIWTHYDVMDNALIQVKGSKQAVLFPPTDALNLYLNGDKSEVVDIENPDFDRFPKFKNVSWHECCLLPGDVLYIPAFWFHNMKYLDFGIAVNVFWKELDPSLYDKKDPYGNKDLLPAQQAFASLDRALTTLSKLPKGYKEFYCLRLIALIEKKMEI